One Papio anubis isolate 15944 unplaced genomic scaffold, Panubis1.0 scaffold66, whole genome shotgun sequence genomic window, ACTGAAGCCCTTCCCACACGTTTCACATTTGAATCGTTTCTCCCCAGTGTGGACATTTTGATGGACTTGAAGATTTGAAGCCTGACTGAAGCCCTTACCACACTCcttacatttatagggtttctctcccgTGTGAACTCTGAAATGAATATGCAGATCTGTATTACGGGTAAAGCCTTTCCCACACGCCTCACACTTatatggtttctctcctgtgtggacTCTCCGATGGCATATTAATGGTGAATTGTGGCTGAAGCCCTtaccacacacatcacatttgtagggtttctctccagtgtgcaCTCTCTGATGGATgtgaaaatgtgcagcctgagtGAAGCCCTTACCACACTCCtcacatttatagggtttctcaCCCCTGTGGACCCTCTGGTGAACACGGAGATTAACACTCCAACCGAAGCCCTTACCACACTCTTCGCATTTGTATGGTTTTTCTTCAGTGTGGACTCTCTGATGGCACTGAAAATTTGAACTTTGACTGAAGCATTTACCACATTCCTCgcatttatagggtttctctccagtatgagttcTGTAATGAATGATAAGACCCGTGCTGCTACTGAATCCTTTGCCGCAACTGTCGCATCTATAGGACTTTTCTCCTGTATGATTAGATTGGTAAGAATGAAAAGAGCTCTTACTGAAGCAATCACCAGATTCATGACATCTATTGAGTTTCTCTCCTGGGTGAATTCTCTGAAGAGTTTGCAGATGTGAGCTTTGACTGAGGcatttttctcctgtgtgaaCATTCTGATGAAGGGGAAACCCTGGGCTATAACTGAAGCCTCTTCCACACTCACCACATGGATGGGGTTTCTCTCCTAAGGGTAATTTCTGATTGGTGCCATCACTAATGTTTTTGCCATATTCATTACCTTTGCAGGGTTTCGGTTCTGTGTCAGTTTTAATATGCTCATGAAATGGTGACTTTTTCATGAAGTCTTCATGTATATGCAGgttatttttcacattaatttGCTTACCTCTACTCTGAATCTGTGACTCACTCAGATATATATTCCTGCAAGAATGCTGGGTTCTCCAAAATGAAAACTCTTGATTTTCAATATAAATCCCTTTAGGGTTCATTATATTGTTCTCATTTTCAGAAACCTGAATAGAGTCACCTTGTAGTAACTGGGAACTCTTCCCCTGAAGACACCTGGTTAATTCCCTTGCAACCTGTTTCCAGATTTGCCAGCAGGATAGCTCTTGATTTGAAAGgtattttaatgcaaatttttGGAGCGTCTCCATCTTATTTTGATGCTTGctgcctataaaaaaaaaaaaaaaaaaaaaaaaaaaaaaggcaatatttaGAGATGAGAGCAGTAAATGCTTTCTTCAGAAATATCAGAATTTCACACTTAGGTCATGGGAGAAAGCCTTGATAAACCAGGGAAAAAATGACCTTGTCCTTACAGCATCGTGTATTCTTTTGTCATGTTTTTCATACAGGTGTAAACAAAGAATGGGGTCCACAGGCTCCCATTCACTAAGTATAAACATGATCCATTTAGAACCGTTTAAGTCTAACAATTTAATATGAGAGCTAAAAGCTAAAATCAGGTAGCTGCAAGGCAACAAAAAGACAATCCACATTGCGACCTACAATAACATCAATTAATAGCCTACTCACCTCTTCCTCAGTAGGCTTATGATAAGTGGGATTCTAATAACCAGTTAGGTTAGAAAAGTTCAGACTGTAGgcataaaatagtattttagatCCTGTTAGAAACTATTATCCAACAGGAAATTTGGGAAAGCAGTTGGAATAAGATCATTGTTCTAAAATCTGGTAGAAATCCAGGTCTCTGGACAAGAAGTGGAAAAGGGAAAGTCAATCTTGTGTAACTAGGAGAGAACTTCGGAGAGGAAAGAAATAGAGCATAATGCAAACTCTCAAAGCCAACACAAAAGACGAAGAGAGGGAGAGGTATGTTCAGCTTGGAAACTTCCTCCCAGAAAGCAGGGAGCCTTGCTTGTTCTCTTGCTCCTGTCAGGTCTCTGCTCACATATTACATGTTACTCTATCCATGATGCCTTCCATAACACATGatctaaaaataaatcaacagtaCCAccataaaccttttttttttttttttaaacagagtcttgctctgtcacccaggctggagtgcagtggcgcaatctcagctctctgcaacctccacctcccaggttcaagagattctcttcctcggcctcccaggtagcaggGATTACTGCCACATGTAGagcatgccactacactcagtcaatttttgtatttttagtagagatggtgttttgccatgctggccaggctggtctcgaactcctgacctcaagtgatctgcccacctcggcctcccaaagtgctgggattacaggctgagccaccacacctggcctgccatACACCTTCGACTCTTCCCAGTTCGATTACCCTGCTTGACTTTTCCCCACAGTACTTATTATTTGATTTactatatactttcttttttttcctttgtctctttaGACCCACTAGAATGTAATGGTCAAGAAAAAAAACacgcattttgttttcttcattgctttaTCCCCACTGTAACAAGGGTTTTCAAATTGCTGCAATGCATTAGTGCACCATGAAACCAAGTATATAActtgtgaccaaaaaaaaaagaaaaaccagaataaGAACATGCTTAGTGtattaaaagcaataaaagtaGTTTgtaaacatacacataaatataaacatatttatgctTAGTCAAGATGTAAAATTATACTTATGTTGAGGGTCATGGTTAGAAACATATGAAAGACTTTGGCTTAAAATGTTTAGGGGGTGGTTTACCAAGTCCTAATCAAGTAATTTGCCTAAATGAAATGTTACATTCTAATaatacaaactgaaaaaaagatATTGACAGGTATCTACACATTTCTGGATATGGCAGGCTGAGTAATGACACGCGACCCCCAAGAGATGTCCACATCCTGAACCCTCAAACTTGTGAATAGTTAATGTACATGGCAAAAAGGAATTTACAagccaggtggctcacacctgtaatcccagcactttgggaggccgaggcgggtggatcacttgaggtcaggagttcgagaccagcctggacaacatggtgaaaccccgtctctgctaaaaaaaaaaaaaaaaatacaaaaacaattagcctggcgtggtggtgggcacctgtaagctactagggaagctaagacgtgagaatcgcttgatcccaggaggtggaggtggcagtgagccaagattgcaccactgcacttcagcctggacgacagagcaagactctttgtctacaaaaattttttttaaaaagcaatttatagatatGATTAAATGAAAGCTCTTAAGGAGATTATCCTAGAATATCCAATCAGCCCGAAGTAATCACAAGTCCTTACAAAAGGGAAGAGGGAACCCTCCCAGATTTCACCCTATACATCTCGCCCTTTTGCTGATTCCAATGTGTATCttttttgctataataaaactgtaagtccaggctgggtgcagtgactcacgcctgtaatcccagcaattttgggaggccgaggcgggcagatcacaaggtcaggagattgacaccatcctggctaacatggtgaaaccccgtctctactaaaaaatacaaaaaattagccaggcgtggtggcgggcacctgtagtcccagctacccggtaggctgagacaggagaatggcgagaacctgggaggcggagctgtagtgagccaggatcgtgccactgcactccagcctgggtgacagagcgagattccatctcaaaaaaaaaaaaacaaaaaaaaaaaaacaaactgtaagTCCAGCACCTTCCTGAATTCTGTTAGTCATTCTAACAAATTATCATGGAACTCTCAAATTTGTAGCTACTTGGTCAGAGGTGAGCAAAATTATCTGGGAATCCCTAAACTTAGAGCTGGTATAGAGAGCAGTCTTGTGGAAGACTATGCCCTTACTCTGAAAGTCCAGACTAACTTCAGGTGTTTGGTACCAGAAGTCACCACAACATGTAAAGTGCTTCTCACATTGCTTGTGGTGGAAGCTAAGATTAATACATGTGGATGCAAATTACACAGGAAAACCAATTTAGAaattctggaattttctttgcCTAATCAAGACTCACCTCAACTCCACAGGTATGTCAGTGCCTTTGGACTTCTGGAAATGTCCAATTCAAAACTGCTGAAGAACTACTGTATGTAAGTTATATAACTGTTTGGGTATTAGAGGGAAGGGAAAATGGGAAAGTGGTAAGTCAGCTGTATGGATAAGGCAGTTTTCACCAATGAGTAAAGTCAACTTGATACTGATACAAGGAAACTGATGAACTGTAATACCTGCCATATTGCCATTGATAATTTTTGATAGTGTAGTTACACATTCCAACAGCTGTGAATAGCTTTTATCTTCTAAGGTTAGTAggtttgaatatttatatatCCAAAAATGTCTTAGAAATTACGAGTTATGTTAGACATCCACTAGAAGACAGTGTTCCCAAATAATTAATCACACTGCCGTGCTCTCAATCTATGAGTTAACTCTCAGAGTAAAAGGGATGTGATATCTACTTGTCTCCATTCTCTTTAAGTTTTTTGTtaataattcttataaaaataaaccctttggctgggcatggtggttcatgcctgtaatcccagcactttgggaggctgagacaggcagatcacgaggtcaggagttcgagatcagcctggccaacatggtgaaaccccatctctactaaaaatacaaaaacaagccaggcgtggtggcaagtgcctgtaatcccagctactcaggaggctgaagtaggagaactgcttgaacacaggaggcaaaggttgcagtgagccaagatcacaccactgcactccagcctgggtgacacagccaaactacaTCTCGGGGAGCGGGGGTAAGGAGGCAGGGGAAGCCCTTTAACATGTGTTCCTCTGACTTATGAAGAATGTTTCAGAATATTACTTGTACATGGAGCATGGTTGCAAAATCCTGAAACATGTTGAAGGTATCAAAGAAAAACCTTTGAGATAAGGTGGCAGAAAATGCTACAAGGTTTGTTAAAAGAAGGACTTTGTTTAAATtatgcaaaaatgaaaagtaacaatACCTAGGATAATTCCTGAGGTTAAGTTTGCATATGAAAATGAGACCCAGTAAAGTGAAGCAAATATCTAACATTCCTAAACACATCAAACATGAAGCAGCATGTAGACCTAAAAAGGGAGA contains:
- the LOC116273414 gene encoding zinc finger protein 227-like isoform X3 codes for the protein MVENFKNLVAVGSKHQNKMETLQKFALKYLSNQELSCWQIWKQVARELTRCLQGKSSQLLQGDSIQVSENENNIMNPKGIYIENQEFSFWRTQHSCRNIYLSESQIQSRGKQINVKNNLHIHEDFMKKSPFHEHIKTDTEPKPCKGNEYGKNISDGTNQKLPLGEKPHPCGECGRGFSYSPGFPLHQNVHTGEKCLSQSSHLQTLQRIHPGEKLNRCHESGDCFSKSSFHSYQSNHTGEKSYRCDSCGKGFSSSTGLIIHYRTHTGEKPYKCEECGKCFSQSSNFQCHQRVHTEEKPYKCEECGKGFGWSVNLRVHQRVHRGEKPYKCEECGKGFTQAAHFHIHQRVHTGEKPYKCDVCGKGFSHNSPLICHRRVHTGEKPYKCEACGKGFTRNTDLHIHFRVHTGEKPYKCKECGKGFSQASNLQVHQNVHTGEKRFKCETCGKGFSQSSKLQTHQRVHTGEKPYRCDVCGKDFSYSSNLKLHQVIHTGEKPYKCEECGKGFSWRSNLHAHQRVHSGEKPYKCEQCDKSFSQAIDFRVHQRVHTGEKPYKCGVCGKGFSQSSGLQSHQRVHTGEKPYKCDVCGKGFRYSSQFIYHQRGHTGEKPYKCEECGKGFGRSLNLRHHQRVHTGEKPHICEECGKAFSLPSNLRVHLGVHTREKLFKCEECGKGFSQSARLQAHQRVHTGEKPYKCDICDKDFRHRSRLTYHQKVHTGKKL
- the LOC116273414 gene encoding zinc finger protein 227-like isoform X2, which codes for MVENFKNLVAVDMVSQLEAEEKLWMMETETQRSSKHQNKMETLQKFALKYLSNQELSCWQIWKQVARELTRCLQGKSSQLLQGDSIQVSENENNIMNPKGIYIENQEFSFWRTQHSCRNIYLSESQIQSRGKQINVKNNLHIHEDFMKKSPFHEHIKTDTEPKPCKGNEYGKNISDGTNQKLPLGEKPHPCGECGRGFSYSPGFPLHQNVHTGEKCLSQSSHLQTLQRIHPGEKLNRCHESGDCFSKSSFHSYQSNHTGEKSYRCDSCGKGFSSSTGLIIHYRTHTGEKPYKCEECGKCFSQSSNFQCHQRVHTEEKPYKCEECGKGFGWSVNLRVHQRVHRGEKPYKCEECGKGFTQAAHFHIHQRVHTGEKPYKCDVCGKGFSHNSPLICHRRVHTGEKPYKCEACGKGFTRNTDLHIHFRVHTGEKPYKCKECGKGFSQASNLQVHQNVHTGEKRFKCETCGKGFSQSSKLQTHQRVHTGEKPYRCDVCGKDFSYSSNLKLHQVIHTGEKPYKCEECGKGFSWRSNLHAHQRVHSGEKPYKCEQCDKSFSQAIDFRVHQRVHTGEKPYKCGVCGKGFSQSSGLQSHQRVHTGEKPYKCDVCGKGFRYSSQFIYHQRGHTGEKPYKCEECGKGFGRSLNLRHHQRVHTGEKPHICEECGKAFSLPSNLRVHLGVHTREKLFKCEECGKGFSQSARLQAHQRVHTGEKPYKCDICDKDFRHRSRLTYHQKVHTGKKL
- the LOC116273414 gene encoding zinc finger protein 227-like isoform X1 gives rise to the protein MVENFKNLVAVGHLPFQPDMVSQLEAEEKLWMMETETQRSSKHQNKMETLQKFALKYLSNQELSCWQIWKQVARELTRCLQGKSSQLLQGDSIQVSENENNIMNPKGIYIENQEFSFWRTQHSCRNIYLSESQIQSRGKQINVKNNLHIHEDFMKKSPFHEHIKTDTEPKPCKGNEYGKNISDGTNQKLPLGEKPHPCGECGRGFSYSPGFPLHQNVHTGEKCLSQSSHLQTLQRIHPGEKLNRCHESGDCFSKSSFHSYQSNHTGEKSYRCDSCGKGFSSSTGLIIHYRTHTGEKPYKCEECGKCFSQSSNFQCHQRVHTEEKPYKCEECGKGFGWSVNLRVHQRVHRGEKPYKCEECGKGFTQAAHFHIHQRVHTGEKPYKCDVCGKGFSHNSPLICHRRVHTGEKPYKCEACGKGFTRNTDLHIHFRVHTGEKPYKCKECGKGFSQASNLQVHQNVHTGEKRFKCETCGKGFSQSSKLQTHQRVHTGEKPYRCDVCGKDFSYSSNLKLHQVIHTGEKPYKCEECGKGFSWRSNLHAHQRVHSGEKPYKCEQCDKSFSQAIDFRVHQRVHTGEKPYKCGVCGKGFSQSSGLQSHQRVHTGEKPYKCDVCGKGFRYSSQFIYHQRGHTGEKPYKCEECGKGFGRSLNLRHHQRVHTGEKPHICEECGKAFSLPSNLRVHLGVHTREKLFKCEECGKGFSQSARLQAHQRVHTGEKPYKCDICDKDFRHRSRLTYHQKVHTGKKL
- the LOC116273414 gene encoding zinc finger protein 227-like isoform X4 gives rise to the protein METLQKFALKYLSNQELSCWQIWKQVARELTRCLQGKSSQLLQGDSIQVSENENNIMNPKGIYIENQEFSFWRTQHSCRNIYLSESQIQSRGKQINVKNNLHIHEDFMKKSPFHEHIKTDTEPKPCKGNEYGKNISDGTNQKLPLGEKPHPCGECGRGFSYSPGFPLHQNVHTGEKCLSQSSHLQTLQRIHPGEKLNRCHESGDCFSKSSFHSYQSNHTGEKSYRCDSCGKGFSSSTGLIIHYRTHTGEKPYKCEECGKCFSQSSNFQCHQRVHTEEKPYKCEECGKGFGWSVNLRVHQRVHRGEKPYKCEECGKGFTQAAHFHIHQRVHTGEKPYKCDVCGKGFSHNSPLICHRRVHTGEKPYKCEACGKGFTRNTDLHIHFRVHTGEKPYKCKECGKGFSQASNLQVHQNVHTGEKRFKCETCGKGFSQSSKLQTHQRVHTGEKPYRCDVCGKDFSYSSNLKLHQVIHTGEKPYKCEECGKGFSWRSNLHAHQRVHSGEKPYKCEQCDKSFSQAIDFRVHQRVHTGEKPYKCGVCGKGFSQSSGLQSHQRVHTGEKPYKCDVCGKGFRYSSQFIYHQRGHTGEKPYKCEECGKGFGRSLNLRHHQRVHTGEKPHICEECGKAFSLPSNLRVHLGVHTREKLFKCEECGKGFSQSARLQAHQRVHTGEKPYKCDICDKDFRHRSRLTYHQKVHTGKKL